The proteins below are encoded in one region of Desulfovibrio sp. JC022:
- a CDS encoding MATE family efflux transporter has protein sequence MKSLWNKPFGYKHVLDISMPLAVSMASTTIMQVTDRIFLGHYSMEAIAAALPAGIMSFLFISFFMGVASYINVFIAQYTGAAKPERVASSLWQGIYFALGSWLLLGVMGFWLTPLLESGGHPPEVLELEIQYFRILMLGAGLPVLDTALSGFFAGRGLTRTVMIVNMIGAAVNIPLDYALINGVWIFPEMGIRGAAIATITAMLVIVSIYIPLIFNRENEKAFKTRSNFRFEPELFKRFISFGLSNGVQFFLDIFAITFFVYMVGRLGTVILAASNIVLSIDGVSFFPAYGIAVGVSTLVGQAIGQGRPDYARRATKCALHITTVWMLFMGLIYLIFPEVLLSLFRPDNITDAVFADVLDYGTHFLLFTAAYILFDGVALVYSGALKGAGDVVYVMKSVGICCIAVMVIPCYMGVEIFPLGPYFLWAIFTLYVIVLAAAFYWRFRSGKWESMRVIE, from the coding sequence ATGAAATCTTTATGGAACAAACCTTTCGGATACAAGCATGTGCTTGATATAAGTATGCCCCTTGCGGTGAGTATGGCTTCCACCACCATTATGCAGGTCACAGACCGCATTTTTCTGGGCCATTATTCCATGGAAGCGATTGCCGCTGCACTTCCTGCGGGGATCATGTCCTTTCTGTTTATTTCTTTTTTCATGGGAGTGGCCAGCTATATTAATGTATTTATCGCCCAGTATACCGGGGCAGCCAAACCGGAACGGGTTGCTTCCAGCCTCTGGCAGGGTATATATTTCGCGCTGGGGTCATGGCTGCTGCTGGGTGTCATGGGATTCTGGCTTACCCCGTTGCTGGAAAGCGGAGGGCATCCCCCTGAAGTTCTGGAGCTGGAAATTCAATATTTTCGTATCCTCATGCTGGGTGCCGGACTTCCTGTTCTTGATACCGCCCTTTCCGGCTTCTTTGCCGGACGTGGCCTGACCCGCACGGTAATGATTGTTAATATGATCGGCGCGGCGGTGAATATCCCGCTTGACTACGCGCTCATCAACGGTGTCTGGATTTTTCCGGAAATGGGTATTCGCGGGGCTGCTATTGCCACGATAACTGCCATGCTGGTTATCGTATCCATTTATATACCGCTGATTTTTAACCGCGAGAATGAAAAAGCTTTCAAGACCCGCAGCAACTTCCGCTTTGAGCCGGAACTGTTCAAGCGGTTCATCTCCTTCGGGCTTTCCAACGGGGTACAGTTTTTTCTGGATATTTTTGCGATTACTTTTTTTGTGTACATGGTCGGTCGCTTGGGAACGGTTATTCTGGCGGCGAGCAACATTGTTCTTTCCATTGACGGGGTTTCTTTCTTTCCGGCTTACGGCATTGCAGTGGGGGTAAGTACGCTGGTGGGGCAGGCCATCGGGCAGGGCAGGCCGGACTATGCCCGGCGGGCCACTAAGTGCGCTTTGCACATCACCACCGTCTGGATGCTCTTTATGGGGTTGATTTATCTGATTTTCCCGGAAGTGCTCTTATCTCTGTTCCGTCCGGACAACATAACAGATGCCGTATTTGCAGACGTACTGGATTACGGAACCCATTTTCTGCTCTTCACTGCGGCCTATATCCTCTTCGACGGAGTGGCACTGGTTTACTCCGGTGCTTTAAAAGGGGCGGGGGATGTTGTCTATGTAATGAAAAGCGTGGGAATCTGCTGCATCGCGGTGATGGTAATCCCCTGCTATATGGGCGTTGAGATCTTCCCGTTGGGACCTTATTTCCTGTGGGCCATTTTCACCCTTTACGTCATTGTGTTGGCTGCTGCCTTCTATTGGCGGTTCCGGTCCGGTAAGTGGGAGAGTATGCGGGTGATTGAGTAG